A region from the Hippoglossus hippoglossus isolate fHipHip1 chromosome 18, fHipHip1.pri, whole genome shotgun sequence genome encodes:
- the taf6l gene encoding TAF6-like RNA polymerase II p300/CBP-associated factor-associated factor 65 kDa subunit 6L — translation MADREERRFAEIPRESVKFMAESSGVELGDDVAALLAEDVCYRLREATQSSSQFMRHAKRRKLTVEDFNRALHWSNVEAISGYGAQDALPFRSVKEGELFFVEDREINLVELALATNIPKGCAETMVRVNVSYLDGKGNLDHQGTVPTAVQSLSDDLLKYYQQITRAILGEDPHLMKVALLDLQSNSRMAALLPYFVYVISGVKSVSHDLEQLNRLLHMVKSLVQNPYLYLGSYVRSLVSSVMYCILEPLAASINPLNDHWTLRDYAALLLSHIFWTHGDLVSGLYHQILLSLQKVLSDPVRPLCSHYGAVVGLHALGWKAVERVLFPHLPAYWANLQAVLDDYSVSNAQVKADGHKVYGAILVAVERLLKMKALSLSQPAEGGSSGQTGSVVGAMGHRVSSPGLSPPPEPLSEATLGIASHLQAGGAGCPWEEWTPVPLPAMYCELYSFFGDSLAVRFSTGPGFGSYPPCTRFQLRDTRKEPPGHASNPDTTRKMPQLTANLNISPRHDGSPRTDPAPPSLAATGATRSLTRSSSSSSSSVQRSRSSSSRPGQRSAGLSRDVFPKARFTSPQASPPAITFLIGGRQMGRRCQGRRPFQTTFAPTPPLSAIPPRAYAHKLPVIGRVGKPVRRWTCSHYSLHLPL, via the exons ATGGCGGACCGGGAGGAGCGCCGCTTCGCCGAGATTCCCCGAGAGTCTGTCAAGTTCATGGCAGAGAGTTCAGGCGTGGAGCTCGGCGACGATGTGGCTGCTCTGCTGGCTGAGGATGTGTGCTACCGGCTCAGGGAGGCGACACAG agcagctcccAGTTCATGAGACACGCCAAGAGGAGGAAGCTGACAGTGGAAGATTTTAACCGAGCTCTGCACTGGAGCAATGTGGAG GCCATCAGTGGCTATGGGGCTCAGGATGCCCTGCCTTTCCGCTCAGTGAAAGAAGGAGAGCTGTTCTTCGTTGAGGATCGGGAAATCAACCTGGTGGAGTTGGCTCTGGCCACTAACATTCCCAAAGGCTGTGCTGAGACCATGGTACGAG TGAACGTGTCTTACCTGGATGGGAAAGGCAACCTGGATCATCAAGGGACCG TTCCCACTGCAGTGCAGTCCCTGTCAGACGACTTGTTGAAGTACTACCAGCAGATCACTCGGGCCATCCTGGGAGAGGACCCCCACCTTATGAAG GTGGCTCTGCTGGACCTCCAGTCCAACTCCAGGATGGCTGCCTTACTACCATACTTTGTCTATGTCATCAGCGGG GTGAAGTCAGTCAGCCATGACCTGGAGCAGCTCAACAGACTCCTCCACATGGTGAAGAGCCTGGTGCAGAACCCCTACCTGTACCTGGGCTCGTACGTCCGGAGTCTGGTCTCCAGCGTCATGTATTGCATCCTGGAGCCACTAGCTGCTTCCATCAACCCGCTCAACGACCACTGGACCCTCAGGGACTATGCTGCGCTGCTCCTCAGCCACATCTTCTG GACCCACGGTGACCTGGTGAGTGGTCTCTACCACCAGATCCTGCTGTCGCTACAGAAGGTCCTGTCTGATCCAGTGAGACCGCTCTGCTCCCACTATGGAGCCGTGGTGGGGCTTCATGCTCTTGGATGGAAA GCAGTTGAGCGAGTTCTCTTTCCACACCTTCCTGCCTACTGGGCCAACCTCCAGGCTGTGCTAGACGATTATTCTGTTTCCAACGCTCAGGTCAAAGCAGATGGACACAAGGTCTATGGAGCCATTCTG GTGGCAGTGGAGCGCCTGCTGAAGATGAAGGCTCTGTCCCTGTCTCAGCCTGCAGAGGGGGGCTCCAGTGGTCAGACAGGCTCTGTGGTGGGTGCTATGGGTCACAGGGTAAGCTCCCCTGGACTCAGCCCCCCTCCAGAGCCTCTGTCAGAGGCCACCCTTGGAATCGCCAGCCACCTCCAGGCTGGAGGGGCGGGCTGTCCCTGGGAGGAGTGGACCCCGGTCCCTCTCCCTGCCATGTACTGTGAGCTCTACTCCTTCTTTGGAGACAGCCTGGCTGTCAGGTTTAGCACTGGGCCAGGGTTCGGCAGCTACCCTCCCTGCACCCGGTTCCAGCTCAGAGATACCAGGAAGGAACCTCCCGGCCACGCCTCCAACCCTGACACCACCCGTAAGATGCCACAGCTGACTGCTAACCTCAACATCAGCCCTAGGCACGATGGGAGTCCTCGCACCGACCCGGCCCCACCTAGCCTGGCTGCTACAGGAGCAACAAG GTCCCTgactcgctcctcctcctcctcctcctcttctgtccagCGCTCCAGATCTTCCTCGTCACGCCCCGGTCAGCGCTCGGCGGGACTGTCTCGTGACGTTTTCCCCAAAGCTCGTTTCACATCTCCTCAGGCCAGCCCTCCGGCAATCACCTTTCTAATCGGTGGTCGGCAAATGGGCCGACGTTGTCAAGGCCGGCGTCCCTTCCAGACCACTTTTGCCCCGACTCCACCTCTCTCTGCCATCCCACCACGTGCCTACGCCCACAAACTGCCTGTCATCGGCAGGGTGGGCAAGCCTGTGCGCCGCTGGACATGTTCCCATTACTCTCTTCACTTGCCTCTGTAG
- the cth1 gene encoding cysteine three histidine 1 — MLETSSDELFLPTCQDEVLVDNLLSSEDGDDAGLSLAKALLPLVDCASSSPIPWVCSTRYKTELCTSYSTTGFCKYAERCQFAHGLHELHVPFRHPKYKTELCRSFHTTGYCYYGSRCLFVHSSTEQRPVLRRRRNIPCRTFRSFGVCPFGTRCNFLHTEGEVAGDVSSGLKTPDVCLKTPDVFVKTPDVFVKTPSALSPQLQPPAKEWKPRGALCRTFSSFGFCLYGTRCRFQHGLPNKTKTFDQSPGGSLYTNPSVGSSGLPSPSFFSSTPNSSSSSSPPSASPLTTPPAEAIAHNAFTFSSQHLSDLLLPLALHLQQLETSKAQEIWDNRAV, encoded by the exons ATGCTCGAG acCAGTAGTGATGAACTGTTCCTGCCTACCTGCCAAGATGAGGTGCTGGTGGACAACCTGCTGTCCAGTGAGGATGGGGACGACGCAGGCCTGTCCCTGGCCAAGGCCCTGCTTCCCCTGGTCGACTGCGCCTCCTCTTCCCCCATCCCCTGGGTCTGCTCCACCCGCTACAAGACGGAGCTCTGCACCAGCTACTCCACTACTGGTTTCTGCAAGTATGCCGAGCGCTGCCAGTTTGCCCACGGCCTCCATGAGCTCCACGTTCCCTTCCGCCACCCGAAGTACAAGACTGAGTTGTGTCGCAGCTTCCACACAACTGGCTACTGCTACTATGGCAGCCGCTGTCTGTTTGTCCACAGCTCCACTGAGCAGCGCCCTGTCCTACGCCGCCGCAGGAACATCCCCTGCCGCACCTTCCGCTCCTTTGGCGTCTGTCCCTTCGGCACTCGCTGTAACTTCCTGCACACTGAGGGAGAAGTGGCTGGAGATGTCAGCAGTGGTCTGAAGACTCCCGATGTTTGTCTGAAGACTCCTGATGTTTTTGTGAAGACTCCCGATGTTTTTGTGAAGACTCCCTCCGCTCTCAGCCCCCAACTCCAGCCACCGGCCAAGGAGTGGAAGCCTCGAGGAGCTCTGTGCCGTACCTTCAGCTCCTTCGGGTTCTGCTTGTATGGTACACGCTGTCGCTTCCAGCACGGCCTCCCCAACAAGACCAAAACCTTTGACCAGAGTCCAGGAGGATCCCTATACACCAATCCATCTGTTGGCAGTTCAGGTTTACCGTCCCCCTCTTTTTTCAGTTCCACCCCAAACTCTTCAAGctcctcgtctcctccctcAGCCTCTCCTCTCACCACCCCGCCTGCAGAGGCCATAGCCCACAATGCCTTCACCTTCTCCAGCCAGCACCTGAgtgacctgctgctgccattggctcttcacctgcagcagctggagaccaGCAAGGCCCAGGAGATATGGGACAACAGAGCCGTTTAA
- the LOC117779434 gene encoding potassium channel subfamily K member 1 isoform X2, which yields MAQLGSSLGLLIQANVFSCLAFCYLLFTLLGGVVFTVVEAPLEKELRAEVEQLRRSFLQENPCVEERELSELLGRALSARHSREAVLTADAGEKRDDFISSLYFVILTLTTMGSDSDSPKSDEAKLFFIFYCTLGIPSTLFLLSVLSNLLLPVVTHCPVHHLQTYWGLPYSRAALVHASVLSVLVLLLLFFLPALVVCTVEPDWSFLDAFFSCFVILSTIGEGGKSLGESWGPLAKDTLKLLTTCKKKNMLKCVVCICVFLQRPALNDYPSNTAGS from the exons ATGGCCCAGCTCGGGTCCTCACTGGGACTGCTGATTCAGGCCAATGTCTTCTCCTGCCTGGCTTTCTGCTACCTGCTCTTCACCCTGCTGGGAGGCGTGGTGTTCACCGTGGTGGAGGCTCcgctggagaaggagctgagggctgaggtggagcagctgcgGCGCTCCTTCCTGCAGGAGAACCCCTGTGTGGAGGAGCGCGAGCTGAGCGAGCTGCTGGGGAGAGCTCTCTCTGCTCGCCACAGCCGTGAAGCTGTTTTAACGGCTGACGCTGGTGAGAAGCGCGATGACTTCATCTCATCGCTCTACTTTGTCATCCTCACTCTGACCACCATGG GTTCTGACTCTGACAGCCCTAAATCAGATGAGGCCAAGCTTTTCTTTATCTTCTATTGCACCCTGGGGATCCCCTCCAccctgttcctcctctcagtcctctccaacctcctcctccctgttgtcACCCACTGCCCTGTCCACCACCTGCAGACTTACTGGGGCTTACCCTACAGCCGTGCTGCCCTCGTCCACGCCAGCGTCCTCTCTgtgctcgtcctcctcctcctcttcttcctcccggCCCTCGTGGTCTGTACGGTGGAGCCAGACTGGAGTTTCCTggatgcttttttttcctgctttgtcATCCTGAGCACCATTGGTGAGGGAGGAAAGTCTCTGGGGGAGAGCTGGGGGCCGCTGGCCAAGGACACACTCAAACTCCTCACCACAtgtaagaagaagaacatgcttaagtgtgttgtgtgtatctgtgtgttctTACAGAGACCTGCATTAAATGATTACCCTTCCAACACAGctggaagtt GA
- the LOC117779434 gene encoding potassium channel subfamily K member 1 isoform X1: MAQLGSSLGLLIQANVFSCLAFCYLLFTLLGGVVFTVVEAPLEKELRAEVEQLRRSFLQENPCVEERELSELLGRALSARHSREAVLTADAGEKRDDFISSLYFVILTLTTMGSDSDSPKSDEAKLFFIFYCTLGIPSTLFLLSVLSNLLLPVVTHCPVHHLQTYWGLPYSRAALVHASVLSVLVLLLLFFLPALVVCTVEPDWSFLDAFFSCFVILSTIGEGGKSLGESWGPLAKDTLKLLTTWYLLVGLVVIITLKDTVLQVPRVRAVMRLFSGLQHTELEGVHLGELTLSEDNCEEEPQYSQSICTISSTPLQLMSPCPDFQRPRTSTLKST; encoded by the exons ATGGCCCAGCTCGGGTCCTCACTGGGACTGCTGATTCAGGCCAATGTCTTCTCCTGCCTGGCTTTCTGCTACCTGCTCTTCACCCTGCTGGGAGGCGTGGTGTTCACCGTGGTGGAGGCTCcgctggagaaggagctgagggctgaggtggagcagctgcgGCGCTCCTTCCTGCAGGAGAACCCCTGTGTGGAGGAGCGCGAGCTGAGCGAGCTGCTGGGGAGAGCTCTCTCTGCTCGCCACAGCCGTGAAGCTGTTTTAACGGCTGACGCTGGTGAGAAGCGCGATGACTTCATCTCATCGCTCTACTTTGTCATCCTCACTCTGACCACCATGG GTTCTGACTCTGACAGCCCTAAATCAGATGAGGCCAAGCTTTTCTTTATCTTCTATTGCACCCTGGGGATCCCCTCCAccctgttcctcctctcagtcctctccaacctcctcctccctgttgtcACCCACTGCCCTGTCCACCACCTGCAGACTTACTGGGGCTTACCCTACAGCCGTGCTGCCCTCGTCCACGCCAGCGTCCTCTCTgtgctcgtcctcctcctcctcttcttcctcccggCCCTCGTGGTCTGTACGGTGGAGCCAGACTGGAGTTTCCTggatgcttttttttcctgctttgtcATCCTGAGCACCATTGGTGAGGGAGGAAAGTCTCTGGGGGAGAGCTGGGGGCCGCTGGCCAAGGACACACTCAAACTCCTCACCACAt GGTATCTGCTGGTGGGCCTGGTGGTGATCATTACCCTCAAGGACACTGTCCTGCAGGTTCCCCGGGTCCGCGCGGTGATGAGGCTCTTCTCTGGTTTGCAGCATACAGAGCTGGAAGGTGTCCATCTCGGTGAATTGACATTAAGTGAAGACAACTGTGAGGAGGAGCCCCAGTACTCCCAGTCCATCTGTACTATCTCCTCCACTCCGTTACAGCTGATGAGCCCGTGTCCAGACTTTCAGAGACCCAGAACCTCAACTCTCAAAAGCACCTGA